The window ACGTGGCGTCGCAGCTGGTCAAATCGCGCAACGGCGGCGTGCTGCGCACCGGCTCGGCCGCGCTCGGCTCGGCCCAGCGGCTGCGCGAGGTCGTCATCGCCCCGGCGCTGACCGAGGCCGGCATCGACGCCGACTGCGTCCAGCTCGTACCACGGGTGGAGCGCGAGGCGGCGTCCGCGCTGGTGCGGCTGCCGAACCTCGTCCCGCTCGTAATCCTGCGCGGCAGCGGCGACAGCACCCGGGCGCTGGCCACCGAGGCGGCCGTCCACGGCGTGCGCACGCTCGCCCACGCCGACGGCGGCGGCGTCCTGTACGTCGACCGCGGGGCGGACGTCACGAAGGCGCGCGACCTCGTCTACGCGAGCCTCGACCGGCTGGGCGTCTGCAACCGGCTGAACCTGCTGCTCATCCACGAGGCCATCCACGACGACGTCTGGCCGGGCATCGCCGACGCGCTGGCCGAGCGGGGCGTCACGCCGTCGCTGGCGCCGCACGAGCACGCCATCGGCTACGAGTGGGCGCTGGACTCCGACCGCGAGGCGACGGTCACGGTGGCCAAGGTCGGCGCGCTGGCCGACGCCGTCGGGATCGCCAACGAGCAGACGTCGGGCCTCGCGGCGGGCATCGCCACGGAGGACGAGTCAGCCGCGGACGCCTTCTTCGACGGCTACACCGGCACGGGCGTCTTCTGGAACGCCCCGACCCGCCTCCTCGACGGCTTCAAGCTGCTCGCGGTCCCGGAAACCGGCATCAACCTGGACAAGGTCCCCGGCCCCCGCGGCCCGGTGACGTACACGGACCTCTACGTCCGCCAGTACGCGGTCCTGCCCGCCTGAGCCGCCGGTTCGCGGCGCACCAAAGTCGCATCACAAAGGCGCGCCACGAAAGCGCACCGCACACCGGAGCCGTCAGATCGTGGGGCCCATGCTCGCGAGGCGGCGCAGCTCCCTGACCGTGTCCGCCGCGTTCGTCACCAGCTCGGTGTCTTCTCCCACGACGCCCGCGTAGCGGTAGATCGCCGTCGGGCCGTCGCTGATGGCGATGGCCGCCACCAGGCGGCCCTCCGGGTCGCGGGTGAGCCCGGTCGTCACCGACACCTCCCGGCCGACCGTGTCGACCGTGGTCAGCGTCCGTTCCTTGTACCAGCCTCGCGTCGTCATGGTGAGAAAGCTCCGAAGGGGGAAGGGCGACAGGGATACGTCGTGAGACGCCCGGATCGCGCGAGGCGTTACGGCATACTGGCCGGGTGATCACCCGGCCGCACGTCCTGCTGTCCGCCGCGCAGTCGCTCGACGGCTTCCTCGACGACACCTCGCCCGAGCGGCTCGTACTGTCCACTGAGGACGATTTCGCCGTTGTGGACCGGTTGCGGGCCGAGGCGGACGCGATCTTCGTCGGCGCGGGGACCGTGCGGGCCGACAACCCGCGCCTGCTCGTGCGCTCCCCGGAGCTGCGGAAATGGCGGCTGGCGCAGGGAAAACCCGAACAACCGGTCAAGGTCACCGTGACCACGCGCGGCCTCGACCCGGACGCGCAGTTCTTCACCGTCGGGGACGTCGAAAAGATCGTCTACGCGCCGCCCGGGGCCGCTGACGCGCTGAAGCACGTCGCCACCGTTGTCGACGCCGGGAATCCGCCCGATTTCGGGCACGTCCTCGACGACCTCGGGGCGCGCGGGATCGAGCACCTGCTGGTCGAGGGCGGCGGCGGGATCCACACCCGGTTCCTCACCGAAGGGCTCGCCGACGAGCTGCGGCTCGCGATCGCGCCGTTCTTCGTCGGGCAGCCGGACGCGCCGCGCTTCGTCGGGCCCGGGCGCTACCCGCGGCCGCTGTCGCTGGTCAACGCCACAGAACTCCAGGGAATGGCGATCCTCGAATACCGGGCCGCGGCCGAGCCGACCGGCCGGGACGTCCGGCGCCTGCGGGAGGCCATCGCGCTCGCCGCCGAGTGCCCGCCGAGCCACACCTTCCGGGTCGGGGCCGTCATCACCGACGCCGACGGCGAGGTCGTCGCGACCGGGCATTCCGGCGAGGGCGACCCGCTGAACCACGCCGAGGAAGCCGCGCTCGCCCAGTGCGCCGGCGATCCGCGCCTGGCCGGCGCCACGATCTACAGCTCACTGGAACCGTGCAGCCACCGCAGCTCCCACCCGCGCAGCTGCACCGAGCTGATCCTCGACGCCGGGATCCCGCGGGTCGTCTTCGCGTGGCGCGAGCCGCCCGTCTTCGTCGACGCGCGGGGCACCGAGCTGCTGCGGGACGCCGGGCGCCACGTCATCGAGGTGCCCGCGCTGACTCCCGAGGTCCAGCGCGAGAACACCCATCTGAAGTTCTGACGAGGTGGAGGCCGCCGAAGCGGCCTCCACCGGATCAAGCAGCGCTAGCAGGCGCCGTTGTCGACCCAGACGCCCCATTCGCCGGTGGTGCCGGGCTCCTCGCCCTGCGTCCACCACTTGGCCGTCCACTTGTGGCTGTTGTGCGAGACGGTGTCGTCCTTGACGTAGACCTTCGTCCGGTCCCACTCCGCCGCGGTGCACGAGCCGCCGCCCGGGGTGGTCGGGGTCGTCGTCACGGTCGGCGTCGTCTGCGGCGGGGTCGCGCCGGCGAACCGGACGCTGAACTTCGTGAAGTCCCAGTCGTTCTGCGGGACGTTGCTGCAGACGCCGTTGTCGGTCGTCCCGACGCACGCGCGGTCGCGGTTGACCGACCAGAACGTGAAGCGGCCGAGGCCGTGGCTGGTCGCGTAGTCGTAGACCGTCTGGAAGTCCGACGTGTAGAACATCTCGGCGGCGTCCGACTTGCCGTTCATGCCGGAGAAGCCCTCGTGCGAATACGCGGTCGCGCTGTCCCAGCCCATGTGCGACGTCAGCAGGCCGTGGAACGCCTCGAGCGCCGACACCTGCGACGAGCCGCCGTTGAAGCCGCCGTCGAACGGCATGATCGAGAAGTTGTTGGGCGAGAAGCCGATCGACTTCGCCTGGTCGAGCAGCTGCGTGCCGAACCAGCCGGTGCCGGCCGTGGTGCCCGGCATGGTCACCGACACGAACAGGCCGGGGTTGTTGGCCTGCAACGTCTTCGCCGCGCCGAGCTCGTTCGCGATGGCCGCGGTGTTCTCGTACTCGGGCTCCTCGAGGTCGAAGTCGATCGCCTTGAGCGAGTACTTGCTGATGACCTGCTGGTACGCGGCGGCGGTCGCCGCGACGGTGCCGCAGGTCTGGCCGAGCTTCGTGCCGCCGTAGCCGCCGACGGACACCGAGACGTCGCCGCCCGCGCCGCGGATCCGTGAGATCACGTTCGCGACGGCGGTGTCGGACGAGACGGCCGACGTGCCGTCCCAGGTCGGGCTGCAGCCGCCGCCGTTGGGCGCCAGGATGAACGCGAGCTGGAAGGCCTTGAGCCCGGTCGCGTTCATCACGGTGACCGGGTCCGGTGGGTTGTTGCTCTGGGGCATCAGGTAGGGCGCCGCGGCGTACCAGTTGTTGCTCAACGCCGCGGTGGCCGAGGGCGCGCCGAGCACGAGGCTCACGGCGGTGGCGGCGGAAGTGGCGGCGGCGAGCCCAATGGCGGCCAGTCTGCTCCTGCGCATGATCTGTCCTCCCGGTGGGGATCGAGGGTGGACAAACTATTGGACTAGACCATTGACGAAGTCAAGACGCGAAGGTCGGATAGGCGCAATCCGCGGGCGAAAAGCGCCGGAATATCCGATATTTGCCCGAGGATTGATGGCACAGGGGTGAAGCCGGGCGGCTTCTGCGCGCGGAATCGGCGGGAGAGTAAGACGGCGGCCGGATTCGCGCGCGCCGAGGCGAAGTTGTGCGGTGCAGACGGGCAACCGGGGCCGGAGAAACGGGCAAGCGGCGCGGGTGGGCAACGACGCGGGCCGGGCGAGCGGGCCGGAGAGAGGGGTAAGCGGCGCAGGCGTGCGACGACGCGGGCGGGCAAGCGGCGCAGGCGGGCGACGCCGCAAGTAGGCGACGCCGCGGACAGGCAATGCGCCGAAGCTCCGCAACGCCGGAGCGACGCAGCCGCCTCCTCAGGCCCGCGGCAGCGACACGACCACCACCAGCCCACCCTCCGGCCGGGCCGTCGCCACCACCTCCCCGCCGTGTGCGCGCGCCACGGAGCGGACGATCGACAACCCCAGCCCTGCGCCCTCCGCCGCCACCCGGGCGCGGCGGTGGAACGGGTCGAACAGGGCCGGGACCTCCGCGGGCGGGATCACCGGGCCGCTGTTGGCCACCTCCAGCTCCACGCGCCCCGGCGACGATCGGGTCGTCACGCGCACCCAGCCGCCGGCGATGTTGTGGCGGATGGCGTTCTCCACCAGGTTGTGGGCCAGCCTCTCCAGCATCAGCGCGTCGCCCAGCGTCACCGCTTCGCCGAGATCCTCCACGACCTCCGGCGGGGCGACGTGCGCCGCCACCGCTGCCAAGTCGACCGGGCAGCGCTCGGTCAGCGCGCTCTCCGATCGGGCCAGCAGCAGCAACCCGCTGATCAGCTTCTCGTGCCGCGAATTGATCCGCAGCAGCTTGCCGCCCAGCTCGCGGACGTCGTCGGACGCCGTGCGGCGGTGCATCGCCACCTCGACCAGCGACCGGTTCAGCGTCAACGGCGTCCGCAGCTCGTGCGACGCGTTCGCGACGAACCGGCGTTGCGCGTCGAAGGAGCGGTCGAGCCGCTCGACCATCACGTCGAACGCGTCGGCCAGGTCCTTCACCTCGTCGTCCGGGCCGTTCAGCGCGATGCGGGACTGCCCGCCCGGTTCGGCCGCCGCGGCGATGCGGCGCGCGGTGTCCGTCACCTGGCGCAGCGGCGCCAGCGCGCGGCCCGCGACCAGCCAGCCCAGCCCGGCCGCGAGCACCGCCACCGCGCCGAGCGCGATCGCCCCCTGGGTCAGCAACGACGTCGCTGCCGCTTCGCGCACCTGACGGGCCTGCTCGTCGAGGGACTCCGGCGAAGGCAGCACGGGCAGCCCGGCCGGGGCGGTGCCCGCGATGAACGTGACGCGCCGCCCGACCTGCTGCGTGAACAGCAGGTACGTGACGCCCAGCAGCGCTCCGCCGGCCAGCAGGAACAGGCCGCCGTAGAGCACGGTCAGCCGCAGCCGGAGGCTCATCGGAGCCGGTAGCCGACGCCGGTGACCGTCTCCACCAGCGGCGGGTCGCCGAGCTTGCGGCGCAGCTTGAGGATGGTGAGCCGGACGGCGCCGGTGAACGGGTCCGCGTGCTCGTCCCACGCCTTCTCCAGCAGGTGCTCCGCGGACACGGCGGCGCCATCCGCGCGCAGCAGCTCGGCGAGCACGGCGAACTCCTTTTTGGACAGTGGCAGGTACCGCCCGTCGCGGAACACCTCGTGCCGCGCCGGGTCGAGCGTGACGCCGGAGCGGCGCAGGATCGGCGGCGCGGCCGGCCGGCAGCGGCGCCCCAGCGACTGGATGCGCGCGGCCAGCTCGGGAAAGGCGAACGGCTTCGTCAGGTAGTCGTCGGCGCCGAGCGACAGCCCGTCGACGCGGTCGGTGACCTCGACGGCCGCGGTGAGCATCAGCACCCGCGTCGCCGCGTCGGAGGCGACCACCCGCCGGCAGACGTCGTCGCCGTGCACGACCGGTAGGTCCCGGTCGAGCACGACGACGTCGTAGTCGTGCACGGCGATCCGCTCGAGCGCGGCGCCGCCGTCGTGGGCGATGTCGACGGCGTGCGACTCGTCGCGCAGCCACTCCGCGATCGCGTCCGCGAGCATCGGCTCGTCCTCCACCACCAGGACCCGCATCCCGCCATGATCGCCGCGGCGGTGTTTCCTCGCCGTTAGCACCGGTAGAGCGTGTCCGGGCCGCCGCGCAGCGGACCGGCGCCGCCGTAGGCACCGGGGTCGACGACCGCGCAGTGCTGCTCGATCCAGCGTTGCCGTGCACCCTGGGCCGGGCTGCGCGGCGGCCCGGGCACGGTGGCCGCGCTGCTCAGCACGAACCGCAGCTTGCCTTCCGCGAGCCATCGGTCGAGCTGCGTGACCGACGGCGCGTCGTCGCGGCCGCCGAAGCCGCCCATGCCGATCACGGTCGCGTCCGAGTCGATCAGGAACGGCGCGACCGCGCCCGCTTCGGCGTTCACCGCCAGGGTGATTTCGGTGCCGTTCCGCCGGGCGTAGTCGAGGATGCGGCGTTGCTCGTCCGACAGCGTGGCGGTGCCGTCGCCGCCGGAAAGCACCAGCTTCGGTCCCGGCCCGCCGGGCGACGGCGGGGCCGGTGCGCCCGGACCCGTGGCAGGCCCGGCGGCGGGCAGCGTCCCGGCGGACGTGCTCTGCGCGGCGGCGAACGACCACACGGCGGGGGTGAGCAGCAGCGGCACCAGCGCGGCGGCGAGCGCACGCCGATGCGGCGCGACGACCAGCCACGCGATCGCGGCGACGGCCGTGGCGAGGACCGCCCAGCGCGTCCACCCGTAGAACGACGTGTCCCGCGACGTCAGCGCGAACGCCCAGGCCGCGCTCCCCGCGACAGCGACCGGCAGCAGGGTTCGCCGGTGGCGCCGCCACAGCAGCGCGAGCCCGGCGGCCGACACCGCGGCGACGGCGGGCGCCATCGCCGTCGTGTAGTACAGGTGCCAGATGCCGCCGGCGAAGCTGAAGACGACAGTGGTCACGACCAGCCAGCCGCCCCAGAGCAGCCAGCCCGCGTCACGCCACCGGCGTCCGAGGACGATCAGGACGAGCAGCGCGAGCGGCAGCAGCCACGAGATCTGCCCGCCGACGACGTCGTTGAACATCCGGCCCGGCCCGGGATCGCCGCCGAACGACGACACGGTCTGCTGCCCGTTGTGCATGATCATCACACCGCCGCCCTCGCCGTCGCCGGAGAGACGGCCGAAGCCGTTGTAGCCGAAGACGAGGTCCCACGCGGAGCCGTCTTCGCTGCCGCCCATGTACGGCTTGGCGCCCGGCCACCAGTCGTACAGCGCGATCCACCAGAACGACGAAACGACCAGCACGACCCCGGCGCCGAGGACGTCCAGCAGCCGGCGTTTCAATGGCCCGGTCGTCCCGGCGAGGTAGGCGGCGACCAGCGCGGGCACGACGATCCACGCCTGCAGCATCTTGGTCAGGAACCCGCAGCCGACGAAGAAAGCGCACCACCACAACCACTTCCGGCCGTCCCGCAGCGAGCGGGTGAGCGCGTACGCGGCGGCGACCAGGAACAGGACGAGCAGCGTGTCGGGGTTGTTGTCGCGGTCGATGATCACGGTGACGGGCGTCAGCGCGAGGATCGCGGCGGCCAGGAGGGCGACGTTCTCGCCCGCCCACAGCCGGACCGTGCGGTGGAGCAGGAAGACCGCCGCGACGCCTTCGAGGACCTGCGGCAGCAGCAGAGCCCAGCCGTGGTAGCCGAAGATCAGGACGGAGAGGGCTTGCGGCCACAGGGCCATCGGCGGTTTGTCGACCGTGACGACGCCGTAGGGGTCGAAGGAGCCGAAGAGGAAGTTCGTGAACCCGCTGGTCATCGACTTGACGGCGGCCGCGTAGTAGGTGTTGCCGACCTGGCCGTCGCCGATCTTCCAGGCGTAGAGCACGACGGCGCCGAGGCAGACGAGGGGAAGCGCCCAGGGGCGGGTCTTCGGAGGAGCGGCGGTGATCATGCCCGCCACCCAACCGGGACCGGCGTTTCCCGGGCGTTTCCGCCGCGGCAGAGGGTGTCACTCGGATTCGAGGTCGCCCTCCAGGGACAGGTACACCGCGCGCATCTTCGCAAGCAGCTCCGGATCGGGTTCTTCCCACAGCCCCCGGTCCGCGGCCTCGTTCAACCGCTCCACGATCCCCCGCAGCGCCCACGGATTGGCCTGCCGCAGGAACTCCTGGTTCACCTCGTCCAGCACGTACGACTCGGTCAGCTTTTCGTACATCCAATCGCCGACGACGCCCGCAGTAGCGTCGAAGCCGAACAGGTAGTCCACTGTGGCCGCCAGCTCGAACGCGCCCTTGTAGCCGTGCCGGCGCATCGCCGCCAGCCAGCGCGGGTTCACCACGCGGGCCCGGAACACCCGGGCCGTCTCCTCGCCCAACGTGCGCGTCCGCACTGAGTCCGGCGAAGTGCTGTCGCCCACGTAGGACGCCGGGGCCGTGCCGGTCAACGCGCGGACCGTCGCGATCATCCCGCCGTGGTACTGGAAGTAGTCGTCCGAATCGGCGATGTCGTGCTCGCGCGTGTCCGTGTTCTTCGCCGCCACCACGATGCGCTTGTACGAGTTCTCCATGTCCTCGCGCGCCGGACGGCCGTCCAGGTCGCGGCCGTACGCGAAGCCGCCCCAGACCGCGTACACCTCCGCCAGATCCTTGTCGTCACGCCAGTTTCCGCTGTCCATCAGCGGCAGGAGCCCCGCGCCGTACGCTCCCGGCTTCGAGCCGAAGATCCGTGTCGTCGCCCGGCGGGCGTCTCCGTGCGCGGCCAGGTCCGAGGCGACGTGCGCGCGGACGAAGTTCTCCGACGAAGGTTCGTC of the Amycolatopsis sp. NBC_01488 genome contains:
- a CDS encoding aldehyde dehydrogenase family protein; translation: MDEVAKAVEECARAAKLAAPSLAAASAEAVDAALTGMAERLLAHRDEILEANQADVERAKAEGMSAGLLDRLTITPERLTGMAEQLRLLAGAPHQERSVDVSTLDGGLKLVERRRPVGVIGANYEARPNVTVDVASQLVKSRNGGVLRTGSAALGSAQRLREVVIAPALTEAGIDADCVQLVPRVEREAASALVRLPNLVPLVILRGSGDSTRALATEAAVHGVRTLAHADGGGVLYVDRGADVTKARDLVYASLDRLGVCNRLNLLLIHEAIHDDVWPGIADALAERGVTPSLAPHEHAIGYEWALDSDREATVTVAKVGALADAVGIANEQTSGLAAGIATEDESAADAFFDGYTGTGVFWNAPTRLLDGFKLLAVPETGINLDKVPGPRGPVTYTDLYVRQYAVLPA
- a CDS encoding dihydrofolate reductase family protein; translation: MITRPHVLLSAAQSLDGFLDDTSPERLVLSTEDDFAVVDRLRAEADAIFVGAGTVRADNPRLLVRSPELRKWRLAQGKPEQPVKVTVTTRGLDPDAQFFTVGDVEKIVYAPPGAADALKHVATVVDAGNPPDFGHVLDDLGARGIEHLLVEGGGGIHTRFLTEGLADELRLAIAPFFVGQPDAPRFVGPGRYPRPLSLVNATELQGMAILEYRAAAEPTGRDVRRLREAIALAAECPPSHTFRVGAVITDADGEVVATGHSGEGDPLNHAEEAALAQCAGDPRLAGATIYSSLEPCSHRSSHPRSCTELILDAGIPRVVFAWREPPVFVDARGTELLRDAGRHVIEVPALTPEVQRENTHLKF
- a CDS encoding chitinase encodes the protein MRRSRLAAIGLAAATSAATAVSLVLGAPSATAALSNNWYAAAPYLMPQSNNPPDPVTVMNATGLKAFQLAFILAPNGGGCSPTWDGTSAVSSDTAVANVISRIRGAGGDVSVSVGGYGGTKLGQTCGTVAATAAAYQQVISKYSLKAIDFDLEEPEYENTAAIANELGAAKTLQANNPGLFVSVTMPGTTAGTGWFGTQLLDQAKSIGFSPNNFSIMPFDGGFNGGSSQVSALEAFHGLLTSHMGWDSATAYSHEGFSGMNGKSDAAEMFYTSDFQTVYDYATSHGLGRFTFWSVNRDRACVGTTDNGVCSNVPQNDWDFTKFSVRFAGATPPQTTPTVTTTPTTPGGGSCTAAEWDRTKVYVKDDTVSHNSHKWTAKWWTQGEEPGTTGEWGVWVDNGAC
- a CDS encoding sensor histidine kinase — encoded protein: MSLRLRLTVLYGGLFLLAGGALLGVTYLLFTQQVGRRVTFIAGTAPAGLPVLPSPESLDEQARQVREAAATSLLTQGAIALGAVAVLAAGLGWLVAGRALAPLRQVTDTARRIAAAAEPGGQSRIALNGPDDEVKDLADAFDVMVERLDRSFDAQRRFVANASHELRTPLTLNRSLVEVAMHRRTASDDVRELGGKLLRINSRHEKLISGLLLLARSESALTERCPVDLAAVAAHVAPPEVVEDLGEAVTLGDALMLERLAHNLVENAIRHNIAGGWVRVTTRSSPGRVELEVANSGPVIPPAEVPALFDPFHRRARVAAEGAGLGLSIVRSVARAHGGEVVATARPEGGLVVVVSLPRA
- a CDS encoding response regulator transcription factor translates to MRVLVVEDEPMLADAIAEWLRDESHAVDIAHDGGAALERIAVHDYDVVVLDRDLPVVHGDDVCRRVVASDAATRVLMLTAAVEVTDRVDGLSLGADDYLTKPFAFPELAARIQSLGRRCRPAAPPILRRSGVTLDPARHEVFRDGRYLPLSKKEFAVLAELLRADGAAVSAEHLLEKAWDEHADPFTGAVRLTILKLRRKLGDPPLVETVTGVGYRLR
- a CDS encoding ArnT family glycosyltransferase, which gives rise to MITAAPPKTRPWALPLVCLGAVVLYAWKIGDGQVGNTYYAAAVKSMTSGFTNFLFGSFDPYGVVTVDKPPMALWPQALSVLIFGYHGWALLLPQVLEGVAAVFLLHRTVRLWAGENVALLAAAILALTPVTVIIDRDNNPDTLLVLFLVAAAYALTRSLRDGRKWLWWCAFFVGCGFLTKMLQAWIVVPALVAAYLAGTTGPLKRRLLDVLGAGVVLVVSSFWWIALYDWWPGAKPYMGGSEDGSAWDLVFGYNGFGRLSGDGEGGGVMIMHNGQQTVSSFGGDPGPGRMFNDVVGGQISWLLPLALLVLIVLGRRWRDAGWLLWGGWLVVTTVVFSFAGGIWHLYYTTAMAPAVAAVSAAGLALLWRRHRRTLLPVAVAGSAAWAFALTSRDTSFYGWTRWAVLATAVAAIAWLVVAPHRRALAAALVPLLLTPAVWSFAAAQSTSAGTLPAAGPATGPGAPAPPSPGGPGPKLVLSGGDGTATLSDEQRRILDYARRNGTEITLAVNAEAGAVAPFLIDSDATVIGMGGFGGRDDAPSVTQLDRWLAEGKLRFVLSSAATVPGPPRSPAQGARQRWIEQHCAVVDPGAYGGAGPLRGGPDTLYRC